A region from the Panicum hallii strain FIL2 chromosome 1, PHallii_v3.1, whole genome shotgun sequence genome encodes:
- the LOC112887166 gene encoding receptor-like protein 9DC3 — protein MHPSAAKFLLLLVAAASSFLSVASHGLPPRQLKRNASCLPHERDALLAFKENITSDPEGILSSWRRGRKDCCRWMGVTCSNQTGHVLELDLSYRNLTGQISPSLLSLEHLEHLDLGGTYLSGHDGRFPEFLCSFKNLRYLDLSLLSFASRLPAQLGNLSTSLEYLHLNNAYSLPSEVPPQLGNLSNLRHLGLASDYLYTTDISWLVRLHQLEFLEMADINLSTIDNWPLVVNMIPSLKSLSLWNCSLPRANQSLTHINLTKLERLDLSTNYFGHPIASSWFWNITSIQRLELSSTYLYGPFPDALGRMTSLFDLEFSENGNSATMTLDLRNLCELRYLWLDGSLSSGNITEFIEKLPQCSSSKLYLLSLSDNNMTGIMPQVMGHLTSLAALSLSNNSISGSISPGLQNFTSLEVLSLSSNHLSGQIPLLPRGLEILEVSMNFLSGHFHFGAPNIKVLILSSNKISGPIPEKFCELQYLHDLDLSNNSFAGELPICSSMPSLRSLLLSNNEFSGKFPSMVQTLSSLILLDLSWNKFDGTLPIWIGHLAELRFLDLSHNMLYGSIPVNITHLRQLQLLNLSFNNISGSIPQSLSKLMAMTKTHMPGPITTNRFDWYIGWVNYEFLSAVTKHQQHKYAEKSIFYIVDIDLSVNHLTGGIPDEMASLDGLRYLNLSRNCLRGNIPKNIGAMELVESVDFSWNSLSGEIPASLSDLTFLSVLDLSYNNLSGRIPSGRQLETVYDNNPTIYDGNNNLCGPPLQRNCSSGNSDPKHGNEQASGENSESLFFYFGLVSGFAVGLWGVLCALLFKKP, from the coding sequence ATGCATCCCTCCGCTGCCAAGTTCTTGCTTCTTCTCGTGGCCGCCGCCTCGAGCTTCTTGTCGGTGGCATCGCATGGACTGCCGCCGCGGCAGCTCAAGCGGAACGCGAGCTGCTTGCCGCACGAGAGGGACGCGTTGCTGGCCTTCAAGGAAAACATCACCAGCGACCCTGAAGGCATCCTCTCGTCGTGGCGACGAGGGCGGAAGGACTGCTGCCGGTGGATGGGCGTCACCTGCAGCAACCAAACCGGCCATGTCCTCGAGCTTGATCTAAGCTATAGAAATTTGACAGGCCAGATAAGTCCTTCCTTACTGTCTCTAGAGCATCTGGAGCACTTGGATTTAGGCGGCACATACTTATCTGGTCATGATGGTCGTTTTCCCGAATTCCTGTGTTCTTTCAAAAACTTGCGATATCTCGACCTCTCGTTGTTGTCGTTTGCGAGCAGACTGCCTGCTCAACTTGGCAACCTTTCCACGTCACTGGAATACCTTCACCTCAATAACGCATACTCTTTGCCGAGTGAGGTGCCGCCTCAGCTCGGTAACCTCTCAAACCTGCGACATCTTGGTCTCGCTTCTGATTATTTGTACACAACCGATATCTCATGGTTAGTTCGTCTTCATCAGCTTGAGTTTCTTGAGATGGCCGACATAAATCTAAGTACAATAGATAATTGGCCTCTTGTGGTAAACATGATTCCATCTCTGAAGTCTCTCTCCCTTTGGAACTGCTCCCTTCCCAGAGCAAACCAATCGCTCACTCACATAAACCTCACAAAACTTGAGAGGCTTGATTTATCCACGAACTACTTTGGGCACCCAATTGCATCCAGTTGGTTTTGGAACATAACAAGCATTCAACGCCTCGAGCTAAGTTCAACCTATCTTTACGGTCCTTTCCCTGATGCACTAGGACGAATGACGTCCCTCTTTGACCTGGAATTTTCGGAAAATGGAAACTCAGCCACGATGACATTAGACTTGAGAAATCTATGTGAATTGCGTTATCTGTGGCTCGATGGGAGCCTATCATCTGGGAACATAACAGAGTTCATAGAGAAGTTGCCACAATGTTCTTCTAGCAAATTATACCTCCTAAGTTTGAGTGACAATAATATGACAGGAATAATGCCACAGGTAATGGGGCACTTAACCAGCTTAGCTGCTCTTAGCCTATCTAACAACAGCATTAGTGGATCTATATCACCAGGGCTACAGAATTTCACTAGTTTGGAGGTATTATCTCTCAGTTCCAACCACCTTAGTGGCCAGATACCATTGCTGCCAAGAGGCCTTGAAATATTGGAGGTCTCCATGAACTTCTTGTCTGGGCATTTTCACTTCGGAGCTCCAAATATTAAAGtactaattctatcctctaatAAAATTAGTGGTCCTATTCCTGAAAAGTTTTGTGAGTTGCAATATCTACATGACTTGGATTTGTCAAACAATTCTTTCGCGGGAGAACTTCCTATATGTTCTTCGATGCCATCCCTACGCTCCTTGCTCCTAAGTAACAACGAATTTTCTGGAAAGTTCCCATCCATGGTCCAAACCCTCTCCAGTCTAATTTTGCTTGATCTTTCATGGAACAAATTCGATGGGACATTACCAATATGGATCGGACATCTGGCAGAGCTGCGATTCCTAGATCTGAGCCACAACATGTTATATGGGAGTATTCCAGTGAATATCACACATCTTAGACAACTTCAACTCTTGAATTTATCATTCAACAATATATCAGGATCAATTCCTCAGTCATTATCAAAGCTAATGGCAATGACAAAAACGCATATGCCCGGACCTATAACTACTAATAGATTTGATTGGTACATAGGTTGGGTAAATTATGAGTTCTTGTCTGCAGTGACGAAGCATCAACAACACAAGTATGCCGAAAAAAGTATTTTTTATATTGTTGACATCGACTTGTCTGTCAATCATTTAACCGGAGGAATTCCAGATGAAATGGCTTCTCTTGACGGATTGAGATACTTAAATTTGTCAAGGAATTGCTTGAGAGGAAACATTCCAAAGAATATTGGCGCTATGGAATTAGTGGAATCAGTTGACTTCTCATGGAATAGTCTTTCTGGGGAAATCCCTGCAAGCTTGTCAGACTTGACATTTTTAAGTGTCTTGGACTTGTCATATAACAATCTATCAGGAAGAATACCGTCTGGGCGTCAGCTTGAGACCGTCTACGACAACAACCCAACTATATATGATGGGAATAATAATCTCTGTGGACCCCCTCTTCAGAGAAACTGCTCATCAGGAAATAGTGATCCTAAGCATGGTAATGAACAGGCAAGCGGAGAGAATTCAGAATCATTGTTCTTTTACTTCGGACTTGTATCAGGGTTCGCAGTTGGCCTCTGGGGGGTGCTGTGTGCTCTACTCTTCAAGAAGCCATGA
- the LOC112886147 gene encoding receptor-like protein EIX2, which produces MHPSAAKFLLLLVAAASSFLSVASHGLPPRQLKRNASCVPHERDALLAFKENITSDPEGILSSWRRGRKDCCRWMGVTCSNQTGHVLELDLSYRNLAGQISPSLLSLEHLEHLDLGGTYLSGHDGRFPEFLCSFKNLRYLDLSFLSFASRLPAQLGNLSTLEYLYLNDAYSLPSEVPPQLGNLSNLRHLGLAYNYLYTTDISWLVRLHQLEYLDMAGINLSTIDNWLHVVNMIPSLKSLSLRNCSLPRANQSLTHINLTKLEMLVLSKNYFGHPIASSWFWNITSIQQLELYSTYLYGPFPDALGRMTSLSYLGFWENGNSATMAVDLKNLCELDTLLLDGSLSSGNITEFIEKLPQCSSSKLQHLNLNDNNMTGIMPHVMGHLTSLAALSLSNNSISGSISPGLQNFTSLEELFLSSNHLSGQIPLLPRGLVWAFSLRSSKY; this is translated from the coding sequence ATGCATCCCTCCGCTGCCAAGTTCTTGCTTCTTCTCGTGGCCGCCGCCTCGAGCTTCTTGTCGGTGGCATCGCATGGACTGCCGCCGCGGCAGCTCAAGCGGAACGCGAGCTGCGTGCCGCACGAGAGGGACGCGTTGCTGGCCTTCAAGGAAAACATCACCAGCGACCCTGAAGGCATCCTCTCGTCGTGGCGACGAGGGCGGAAGGACTGCTGCCGGTGGATGGGCGTCACCTGCAGCAACCAAACCGGCCATGTCCTCGAGCTTGATCTAAGCTATAGAAATTTGGCAGGCCAGATAAGTCCTTCCTTACTGTCTCTAGAGCATCTGGAGCACTTGGATTTAGGCGGCACATACTTATCTGGTCATGATGGTCGTTTTCCCGAATTCCTGTGTTCTTTCAAAAACTTGCGATATCTCGACCTCTCGTTCTTGTCGTTTGCGAGCAGACTGCCTGCTCAACTTGGCAACCTTTCCACACTGGAATACCTTTACCTCAATGACGCATACTCTTTGCCGAGTGAGGTGCCGCCTCAGCTCGGTAACCTCTCAAACCTGCGACATCTTGGTCTCGCTTATAATTATTTGTACACAACCGATATCTCATGGTTAGTTCGTCTTCATCAGCTTGAGTATCTTGATATGGCAGGCATAAATCTAAGTACAATAGATAATTGGCTTCATGTGGTAAACATGATTCCATCTCTGAAGTCTCTCTCCCTTAGGAACTGCTCCCTTCCCAGAGCAAACCAATCGCTCACTCACATAAACCTCACAAAACTTGAGATGCTTGTTTTATCCAAGAACTACTTTGGGCACCCAATTGCATCCAGTTGGTTTTGGAACATAACAAGCATTCAACAACTCGAGCTATATTCAACCTATCTTTACGGTCCTTTCCCTGATGCACTAGGACGAATGACGTCCCTCTCTTACctgggattttgggaaaatggAAACTCAGCCACGATGGCAGTAGACTTGAAAAATCTATGTGAATTGGATACTCTGTTGCTCGATGGGAGCCTATCATCTGGGAACATAACAGAGTTCATAGAGAAGTTGCCACAATGTTCTTCTAGCAAATTACAGCACCTAAATTTGAATGACAATAATATGACAGGAATAATGCCACACGTAATGGGGCACTTAACCAGCTTAGCTGCTCTTAGCCTATCTAACAACAGCATTAGTGGATCTATATCACCAGGGCTACAGAATTTCACTAGTTTGGAGGAATTATTTCTCAGTTCCAACCACCTTAGTGGCCAGATACCATTGCTGCCAAGAGGCCTTGTCTGGGCATTTTCACTTCGGAGCTCCAAATATTAA
- the LOC112886128 gene encoding receptor-like protein EIX2, translating to MHPSAAKFLLLLVAAASSFLLVASHGLPPRQLKRNASCLPHERDALLAFKENITSDPEGILSSWRRGRKDCCRWMGVICSSQTGHVLELDLSDRNLAGQISPSLLSLEHLEHLDLGGTYLSGHDGHFPEFLCSFKNLRYLNLSLLSFASRLPAQLGNLSTLEYLDLTDAYSLPSEVPPQLGNLSNLRHLDLAHNYLYTTDISWLVRLHQLEYLEMAGINLSTIDNWLHAVNMIPSLKSLSLSNCSLPRANQWLTHINLTKLEMLDLSMNYFGHPIASSWFWNITSIQHLGLSSTYLYGPFPDALGRMTSLYYLGFTKNGNSATMAVDLKNLCELRTLELDGSLSSGNITEFIEKLPQCSTSKLGWLSLKDNNMTGIMPQVMGHLTSLTALSLSNNSISGSISPGLQNFTSLEELYLSSNYLSGQIPLLPRGLKMLDVSVNFLSGHLHFGAPNIEVLILSSNKITGPIPEKFCELQYLHVLDLSNNYFAGELPVCSSMPYLHCLLLSYNKFSGKFPSLIQRLSNLTLLDLSWNNFYGTLPIWIGHLAELRFLDLSHNMLHGSIPANITHLRRLQLLNLSFNNISGSIPQSLSKLMAMTIIYQDQPDWYVGWVNNEFLDILSAVTKHLQHKYAAQSIFYIVDIDLSVNHLIGGIPDEIASLDGLKYLNLSRNCLRGNIPKNIGAMELVESVDFSWNSLSGEIPASLSNLTFLSVLDLSYNNLSGRIPSGRQLETVYDNNPTMYDGNNNLCGPPLQRNCSSGNSDPKHGNEKASGENSESLFFYLGLVSGFAVGLLGVLCSVLFKKP from the coding sequence ATGCATCCCTCCGCTGCCAAGTTCTTGCTTCTTCTCGTGGCCGCCGCCTCGAGCTTCTTGTTGGTGGCATCGCATGGACTGCCGCCGCGGCAGCTCAAGCGGAACGCGAGCTGCTTGCCGCACGAGAGGGACGCGTTGCTGGCCTTCAAGGAAAACATCACCAGCGACCCTGAAGGCATCCTCTCGTCGTGGCGACGAGGGCGGAAAGACTGCTGCCGGTGGATGGGCGTCATCTGCAGCAGCCAAACCGGCCATGTCCTCGAGCTTGATCTAAGCGATAGAAATTTGGCAGGCCAGATAAGTCCTTCCTTACTGTCTCTAGAGCATCTGGAGCACTTGGATTTAGGCGGCACATACTTATCTGGTCATGATGGTCATTTTCCCGAATTCCTGTGTTCTTTCAAAAACTTGCGATATCTCAACCTCTCGTTGTTGTCGTTTGCGAGCAGACTGCCTGCTCAACTTGGCAACCTTTCCACATTAGAATACCTTGACCTCACCGACGCATACTCTTTGCCGAGTGAGGTGCCGCCTCAGCTCGGTAACCTCTCAAACCTGCGACATCTTGATCTCGCTCATAATTATTTGTACACAACTGATATCTCATGGTTAGTTCGTCTTCATCAGCTTGAGTATCTTGAGATGGCAGGCATAAATCTAAGTACAATAGATAATTGGCTTCATGCGGTAAACATGATTCCATCTCTGAAGTCTCTCTCCCTTTCGAACTGCTCCCTTCCCAGAGCAAACCAATGGCTCACTCACATAAACCTCACAAAACTTGAGATGCTTGATTTATCCATGAACTACTTTGGGCATCCAATTGCATCCAGTTGGTTTTGGAACATAACAAGCATTCAACACCTCGGGCTAAGTTCAACCTATCTTTACGGTCCTTTCCCTGATGCACTAGGACGAATGACGTCCCTTTATTACCTGGGATTTACGAAAAATGGAAACTCAGCCACGATGGCAGTGGACTTGAAAAATCTATGTGAATTACGTACTCTGGAGCTCGATGGGAGCCTATCATCTGGGAACATAACTGAGTTCATAGAGAAGTTGCCACAATGTTCTACTAGCAAATTAGGCTGGCTAAGTTTGAAAGATAATAATATGACAGGAATAATGCCACAGGTAATGGGGCACTTAACCAGCTTAACTGCTCTTAGCCTATCTAACAACAGCATTAGTGGATCTATATCACCGGGGCTACAGAATTTCACTAGTTTGGAGGAATTATATCTCAGTTCCAACTACCTTAGTGGCCAGATACCATTGCTGCCAAGAGGCCTCAAAATGTTGGATGTCTCCGTGAACTTCTTGTCTGGGCATTTGCACTTCGGAGCTCCAAATATTGAAGtactaattctatcctctaatAAAATTACTGGTCCTATTCCTGAAAAGTTTTGTGAGTTGCAATATCTACATGTCTTGGATTTGTCAAACAATTATTTCGCGGGAGAACTTCCTGTATGTTCTTCGATGCCATACCTACACTGCTTGCTCCTAAGTTACAACAAATTTTCTGGAAAGTTCCCATCCTTGATCCAACGCCTCTCCAATCTAACTTTGCTTGATCTTTCATGGAACAATTTCTATGGGACATTACCAATATGGATCGGACATCTGGCAGAGCTGCGATTCCTAGATCTGAGCCACAACATGTTACATGGGAGTATTCCAGCGAATATCACACATCTTAGACGACTTCAACTCTTAAATTTATCATTCAACAATATATCAGGATCAATTCCTCAGTCATTATCAAAGCTAATGGCAATGACAATAATATATCAGGATCAACCTGATTGGTACGTAGGTTGGGTAAATAATGAGTTCCTAGATATTTTGTCTGCAGTGACGAAGCATCTACAACACAAGTATGCCGCACAAAGTATTTTTTATATTGTTGACATCGACTTGTCTGTCAATCATTTAATTGGAGGAATTCCAGATGAAATAGCTTCTCTTGATGGATTGAAATACTTAAATTTGTCAAGGAATTGCTTGAGAGGAAACATTCCAAAGAATATTGGCGCTATGGAATTAGTGGAATCAGTTGACTTCTCATGGAACAGTCTTTCTGGTGAAATCCCTGCAAGCTTGTCAAACTTGACATTTTTAAGTGTCTTGGACTTGTCATATAACAATCTATCAGGAAGAATACCGTCTGGGCGTCAGCTTGAGACCGTCTACGACAACAACCCAACTATGTATGATGGGAATAATAATCTCTGCGGACCCCCTCTTCAGAGAAACTGCTCATCAGGAAATAGTGATCCTAAGCATGGTAATGAAAAGGCAAGCGGAGAGAATTCAGAATCATTGTTCTTTTACTTGGGACTTGTATCAGGGTTCGCAGTTGGCCTCTTGGGGGTGCTGTGTTCTGTACTCTTCAAGAAGCCATGA